A window of the Ostrea edulis chromosome 1, xbOstEdul1.1, whole genome shotgun sequence genome harbors these coding sequences:
- the LOC125671294 gene encoding uncharacterized protein LOC125671294 isoform X1, whose protein sequence is MSRLPLESTESDLSIDLVDAFHIGQIQCLPVSSRRIQQETRNDVILGRVMSCVKSDWTSKDKEGDLAPFHARRNELCIHHGCVMWGVRVIIPAKLRDQVLSQIHEGHLGVVKMKTLARRFCWWPGIRMYHAPQIKTVKVLPIQPVFRDSANVCSHTYATWEQACVRNHQIQVIVPHTMTVDLEHVTRAKPHTYVSVKELTNRSPTVD, encoded by the exons ATGTCGCGACTACCCTTGGAAAGCACAGAGTCTGACTTATCCATAGACTTGGTGGACGCATTTCACATTGGACAGATTCAATGTCTACCAGTTTCCAGTAGAAGGATTCAACAGGAAACTCGGAATGATGTAATTCTCGGACGTGTGATGTCATGTGTGAAAAGTGACTGGACATCAAAAGATAAAGAGGGGGATCTGGCACCATTTCATGCACGCAGAAATGAACTATGTATACATCATGGATGTGTGATGTGGGGTGTGAGAGTGATCATACCTGCCAAACTCAGAGACCAAGTGTTATCCCAAATACATGAAGGGCATCTGGGTGTTGTCAAGATGAAAACTTTAGCCAGAAGATTCTGTTGGTGGCCAGGCatcagg atgtATCATGCACCTCAGATAAAGACTGTCAAAGTGTTGCCAATTCAGCCTGTTTTTCGGGACTCTGCAAATGTGTGTTCACATACATACGCAACGTGGGAACAGGCGTGTGTGAGA AACCATCAAATACAGGTTATTGTACCTCACACTATGACTGTGGATTTGGAACATGTGACACGAGCAAAGCCCCATACATATGTGTCTGTGAAGGAACTTACCAACAGGAGTCCAACTGTCGACTGA
- the LOC125671294 gene encoding uncharacterized protein LOC125671294 isoform X2, with the protein MKMLRFITVLLILSCSRESNAGINAPDVSCTSDKDCQSVANSACFSGLCKCVFTYIRNVGTGVCEKPSNTGYCTSHYDCGFGTCDTSKAPYICVCEGTYQQESNCRLKACGGGLSTRPLVTSLVLPIVVVLLVKDCAW; encoded by the exons ATGAAAATGCTTCGCTTTATAACGGTGCTACTTATTCTGAGTTGTTCAAGGGAGTCCAATGCTGGGATCAATGCACCAG atgtATCATGCACCTCAGATAAAGACTGTCAAAGTGTTGCCAATTCAGCCTGTTTTTCGGGACTCTGCAAATGTGTGTTCACATACATACGCAACGTGGGAACAGGCGTGTGTGAGA AACCATCAAATACAGGTTATTGTACCTCACACTATGACTGTGGATTTGGAACATGTGACACGAGCAAAGCCCCATACATATGTGTCTGTGAAGGAACTTACCAACAGGAGTCCAACTGTCGACTGAAAGCTTGTGGCGGGG ggTTGTCAACAAGACCTCTAGTAACCTCCCTTGTTCTCCCGATCGTTGTTGTGCTTCTTGTAAAGGACTGTGCATGGTGA